The following are from one region of the Bacillus sp. (in: firmicutes) genome:
- a CDS encoding penicillin-binding protein 2, translated as MKIKKRALFLIATIMIILLSLIGRLVQVQLIQTESFSKHHINLIEASIKQRTQAIVLDDGRGRFIDRNGEAITNDYYPSVVLFPFLKGMKWPVEKIANITGISEQELLTAVQSAKTPFAFGGKDPVKLTEKQQQQINELKIPGVFALYQQVNTNQVLAEHLLGIARQNKEILEKRYNEKLKSGLISPHTEIGITGLQKAFDEFLLPEGESKLLYHVDQLGGPLFGLEVKYTAPANPFYPTAIKTTLHKPLQIVAERSVDDLGLEKGGLIVIDVETSDILAMVSRPVMNVKNPLADRGGVNEMIEPQIPGSVFKIVTAAAALENNVKVRGRMFNCDYNLYGDGEDARKLGLLNFEESFAKSCNYTFAKLAEEIITENPNYIELYAEKLGLLSRIGWHGEVFHYENFLQLPEEKVGRIWSDANDKHVKKAINQTAIGQKDVRVSPLSVANMMATIARGGEKMQVRAASEVQYKNGTTLFSFPQQQLKGSPLSTYTIKNLQKLLQGVVEEGTGERFKTLPYKVAGKTGTAETGRNGLVNKWFAAYFPVEQPKYALVVVDLDVKEKDAKTSDIVEAMVKNIYQLNRNE; from the coding sequence ATGAAAATAAAAAAAAGAGCGCTATTTCTTATTGCCACCATTATGATTATTTTATTAAGTCTCATTGGGCGGCTTGTTCAAGTTCAACTTATTCAAACAGAATCTTTTTCAAAGCATCATATCAATTTAATTGAAGCGAGCATTAAGCAAAGGACGCAAGCGATTGTTTTAGATGATGGCCGCGGTCGGTTTATCGATAGAAACGGCGAGGCGATTACAAACGATTATTATCCAAGCGTAGTGCTATTTCCATTTTTAAAAGGAATGAAGTGGCCCGTTGAAAAAATCGCTAACATTACTGGGATTTCAGAACAAGAACTGTTGACAGCTGTCCAAAGTGCAAAAACCCCTTTTGCTTTTGGTGGAAAAGACCCAGTCAAGCTTACAGAAAAACAGCAGCAACAAATAAATGAGTTAAAAATTCCAGGTGTGTTTGCGTTATACCAGCAGGTAAACACGAATCAAGTATTGGCAGAGCATTTACTCGGAATCGCTCGCCAAAATAAAGAGATTTTAGAAAAAAGGTATAATGAAAAGTTGAAAAGTGGCCTTATTTCGCCTCATACGGAAATTGGCATCACAGGGCTACAAAAGGCATTTGACGAATTTTTGCTGCCTGAAGGTGAATCTAAGCTTCTTTATCATGTTGATCAATTAGGAGGGCCATTATTTGGACTTGAGGTAAAATACACGGCACCTGCAAATCCGTTTTATCCGACGGCAATTAAAACGACATTACATAAACCATTGCAAATAGTAGCTGAACGGTCTGTTGATGATTTAGGCTTAGAAAAAGGAGGTTTAATCGTAATAGATGTTGAGACAAGCGATATTCTAGCAATGGTTAGTCGACCGGTAATGAACGTTAAAAACCCATTGGCAGATAGAGGTGGGGTAAATGAAATGATTGAGCCGCAAATACCCGGCTCTGTTTTTAAAATCGTTACAGCGGCTGCGGCATTAGAGAATAATGTAAAAGTGCGCGGGAGAATGTTTAATTGTGATTATAATCTTTATGGTGATGGTGAGGACGCGCGAAAATTAGGTTTGCTAAATTTTGAAGAAAGCTTTGCGAAAAGCTGTAATTATACATTTGCAAAATTAGCGGAAGAAATCATCACGGAGAATCCTAATTACATCGAGCTATACGCTGAGAAACTAGGCTTGCTAAGCCGTATTGGCTGGCATGGTGAAGTTTTTCACTATGAGAATTTTTTGCAATTACCTGAAGAAAAAGTTGGTCGTATTTGGAGCGATGCCAACGATAAGCATGTAAAAAAGGCGATAAACCAAACAGCGATTGGGCAAAAGGATGTACGCGTAAGTCCGCTCTCGGTTGCCAATATGATGGCTACGATCGCACGTGGTGGGGAAAAAATGCAGGTGCGGGCTGCATCAGAGGTCCAATATAAAAATGGCACAACATTGTTTTCATTTCCACAACAACAACTAAAGGGGAGCCCATTATCTACTTATACGATAAAGAATCTGCAGAAGCTTCTTCAAGGAGTAGTTGAAGAAGGAACAGGTGAACGTTTTAAAACGTTGCCATATAAAGTAGCCGGAAAAACGGGTACAGCTGAAACAGGGCGGAATGGCTTAGTGAACAAATGGTTTGCCGCCTACTTTCCAGTTGAGCAACCAAAATATGCGCTCGTAGTTGTGGACTTAGATGTAAAAGAAAAAGATGCGAAAACTAGTGATATCGTTGAGGCAATGGTGAAAAATATTTATCAATTAAATAGAAACGAATGA
- a CDS encoding response regulator has translation MKNSRQKRKIFIIIGLLIMSLIGFRFIWMGIHQQSNFPTAKNGILDLRDVDLDSDDVVFLNGEWLFFKNQLINPTLSKEELSRLEHENIQVPRNWKGIVEDEEQKPFGVGTYYLRILLNEEKKQMFSLYFKDIRASSRTYINGEKVAQLGEISEDKALFQADYRPFEVIVNDNASEIRLLIHVANFELKRSGGILKPIQFGSYDAIKKAQVISLLLHFISIFIFLIHFIYALIIFIFYARKKGLLYLAMAFLFGAISILVNDERIILYLFPAISFEWSNKLYYVSYSSAIFFLLYFFKDVFPEFFENRLGMRLIYKLLSYLYSTILAAVLLEFNLIVPILFTVLMVFFPFVIPFLLFKAVLHQKKGSIALLVGMFAIAFSLVWGWIKGHGGVSFPYYPIDVVIGVTGFALFWFSRFFEALDTSESLAKKLQVAAEQKDEFLAITSHELKNPLHGLLNISQLVYETEQSNLSATNRKNLQTIIDIGQRMSLLLSDLLEIDKLKESGIILKTGRVNLSSVVLSVFDMVRFMTEGRNIAFRTEGLEDFPEIKADKNRLFQIVFNLVHNAVKFTNEGEIVVRAEVKGEFALISVKDSGIGMDDKILQNIFSSSKRATISPVEKSGSGLGLSICDQLIKLHGGTLSVESMIGKGTTFTFFLPLASDNKQVQVLNKSDKNTRGHEVEIPAVQKGWPSVLVVDDDPINQEVLKQTLYLEKFNVITASSGEEALQLLSMGSWHLVITDVMMPNMSGYELTKKIRERFSLTELPILLLTAKNQLEVTQTGFHYGANDYIIKPVEKLELVTRIKALATLKDSVDERIRMEAAWLQAQIRPHFLFNTLNSIAALSKTNPVKMIDLLDEFGNYLQASFDVRNLKQVISLKNELELVRSYLFIQKQRFGERLNVIWEVDKGINVTIPPLSIQTIVENAIHHGVLKHPNGGTIIIQVRKVENNVEIMIKDDGIGMSEEKVAQLLSYQTNENGGIGLLNTDKRLRRLYGHGLIIKSNIEVGTIVTFSVPMNY, from the coding sequence TTGAAAAATAGTAGACAAAAAAGGAAGATTTTCATAATAATAGGGTTGCTCATTATGTCTCTCATAGGCTTTCGCTTTATTTGGATGGGAATACATCAACAAAGTAATTTTCCTACTGCAAAAAATGGCATACTTGATTTAAGAGATGTAGATTTAGATTCTGATGATGTCGTTTTTCTTAATGGAGAGTGGTTATTTTTCAAAAATCAGTTGATCAATCCAACACTATCTAAGGAAGAACTAAGTCGTTTAGAACACGAGAACATTCAAGTTCCAAGAAATTGGAAGGGGATAGTCGAAGATGAAGAACAAAAACCTTTTGGAGTAGGAACTTATTATTTACGGATTTTGTTAAATGAAGAAAAAAAGCAAATGTTTAGTCTTTATTTTAAGGATATCCGTGCAAGCTCCAGAACTTATATTAATGGTGAAAAAGTCGCTCAGCTTGGAGAGATTTCTGAAGATAAAGCCTTATTTCAAGCTGATTATCGACCATTTGAAGTGATTGTAAATGATAATGCATCAGAAATTCGATTGCTCATCCATGTTGCCAATTTTGAGTTGAAACGTTCTGGAGGGATTTTAAAACCGATTCAATTTGGTTCGTATGATGCGATTAAAAAGGCACAAGTAATCTCTTTATTATTACACTTTATAAGTATTTTTATATTTTTAATTCATTTTATATATGCACTCATTATTTTTATTTTTTATGCAAGAAAAAAAGGATTGCTTTATTTAGCAATGGCGTTCCTATTTGGAGCTATATCAATCCTTGTGAATGATGAGAGAATCATTCTTTATCTATTTCCAGCTATCAGTTTTGAGTGGTCGAATAAACTATATTATGTATCATACTCAAGTGCTATATTTTTTTTACTTTACTTTTTTAAAGATGTGTTCCCTGAGTTTTTTGAAAATCGACTGGGAATGAGGCTCATCTACAAACTATTGTCTTATTTATATAGTACGATTTTAGCCGCGGTATTGTTGGAATTTAATCTGATAGTTCCTATATTGTTCACAGTTTTAATGGTATTTTTTCCGTTTGTTATCCCATTTCTTTTGTTCAAAGCTGTGTTACATCAGAAAAAGGGTTCAATTGCTTTACTAGTTGGTATGTTTGCTATTGCCTTCAGTCTTGTTTGGGGTTGGATTAAAGGTCATGGTGGGGTGTCATTTCCTTATTATCCAATAGATGTGGTCATAGGGGTAACTGGTTTTGCGCTGTTTTGGTTTAGTCGTTTTTTCGAAGCGCTTGATACAAGTGAGAGTTTAGCTAAGAAACTGCAAGTAGCCGCTGAACAAAAGGATGAATTTTTAGCGATTACTTCACATGAACTGAAAAATCCATTGCATGGCTTACTCAATATTTCTCAACTAGTATATGAAACAGAACAATCTAATTTATCAGCAACAAATCGAAAAAATTTACAAACAATCATTGATATAGGTCAAAGGATGTCACTTCTCCTTAGTGACTTACTCGAAATCGACAAACTTAAAGAAAGTGGCATCATCTTAAAAACAGGTCGAGTGAATTTATCATCTGTTGTTTTGAGTGTATTCGATATGGTCCGCTTTATGACAGAGGGGAGAAACATTGCCTTCAGAACGGAGGGCTTGGAGGATTTCCCAGAAATCAAGGCGGACAAAAATCGCTTGTTTCAGATTGTCTTTAATCTTGTTCATAATGCCGTTAAATTTACGAATGAAGGAGAAATTGTTGTTCGTGCCGAGGTTAAAGGCGAATTTGCCTTGATTAGTGTGAAAGACAGTGGAATTGGCATGGATGATAAAATATTGCAAAACATTTTCTCATCTTCTAAGCGGGCTACTATAAGTCCGGTGGAAAAAAGCGGTAGTGGCCTAGGATTAAGTATATGTGACCAATTAATTAAGTTGCATGGAGGAACTTTATCTGTCGAGTCGATGATAGGGAAGGGGACAACTTTCACGTTCTTCCTTCCATTAGCAAGTGACAACAAGCAAGTACAAGTTCTGAATAAATCAGACAAAAATACGAGAGGACACGAAGTAGAGATTCCAGCCGTTCAAAAGGGGTGGCCGTCGGTTTTAGTCGTTGATGATGACCCAATTAATCAGGAAGTACTAAAACAAACATTGTATTTAGAAAAGTTTAATGTAATTACCGCTTCTTCTGGTGAAGAGGCATTACAATTGTTGTCTATGGGAAGTTGGCATCTCGTAATCACTGATGTAATGATGCCAAACATGTCTGGATATGAACTTACAAAGAAAATTCGTGAGCGGTTTTCGTTAACGGAATTACCGATTTTATTATTAACGGCAAAAAATCAGCTAGAAGTGACACAAACAGGCTTTCACTACGGTGCAAATGATTATATTATAAAACCTGTTGAGAAATTAGAATTGGTTACAAGGATTAAGGCATTGGCTACATTGAAAGATTCGGTTGATGAACGAATACGTATGGAAGCAGCGTGGCTACAGGCGCAAATTCGCCCTCACTTTTTATTTAACACATTGAATTCGATTGCAGCATTAAGTAAAACAAATCCGGTTAAAATGATAGATTTATTAGATGAGTTTGGAAATTACTTACAAGCAAGTTTTGATGTTAGGAATTTAAAACAAGTTATTTCATTAAAGAATGAATTAGAACTTGTTCGCTCCTATTTATTTATTCAAAAACAAAGATTTGGGGAGCGGTTAAATGTCATTTGGGAGGTCGATAAAGGGATTAATGTTACTATTCCTCCGCTTTCAATCCAGACGATTGTAGAAAATGCAATTCATCATGGGGTATTAAAGCATCCAAATGGTGGAACGATTATAATTCAAGTGCGGAAAGTTGAAAATAATGTTGAAATCATGATTAAAGACGATGGTATCGGGATGTCCGAAGAGAAAGTAGCTCAATTACTTTCCTATCAAACAAATGAGAACGGCGGGATTGGTCTATTGAATACGGATAAACGTTTAAGACGTCTTTATGGACATGGATTAATCATTAAGAGTAATATAGAAGTTGGAACGATTGTCACGTTTTCAGTTCCAATGAATTATTAG
- a CDS encoding U32 family peptidase, with amino-acid sequence MKKPEILVTPTCIKDIELLAEAGADAILIGEERYGLRLAGEFKRDDLKTAIMIAHQHKMKAYVAINAIFHNDKIEELKDYVTFVQEANADAIVFGDPAALMTVREVAPEMKLHWNTETLATNWYTCNYWGRKGAKRAVLARELNLDAIIETKENAEVEIEVQVHGMTAMFQSRRTLIGNYYEFQGKTMKVENRSKQDQMFLHDKERGTKYPVFEDENGTHIMSPNDICIIDELEELIDAGIDSFKIEGVLKSSEYIVEVTKKYRKAVDLCTDDREQYEEIKEQLVAEIEAIQPKNRPLDTGFFYKETVY; translated from the coding sequence ATGAAGAAACCTGAAATTTTAGTAACACCAACTTGTATAAAAGATATTGAATTACTTGCTGAAGCAGGAGCAGATGCCATTTTAATTGGTGAGGAGCGCTATGGCCTGCGCCTTGCTGGAGAGTTTAAAAGAGACGATTTAAAAACGGCTATTATGATAGCACATCAACATAAGATGAAAGCTTACGTGGCGATTAATGCCATTTTTCATAATGATAAAATTGAAGAATTAAAAGATTATGTAACGTTTGTTCAAGAAGCCAATGCTGATGCGATTGTTTTTGGAGACCCTGCTGCACTAATGACAGTAAGAGAAGTCGCTCCAGAAATGAAATTGCATTGGAACACCGAAACGCTCGCAACCAATTGGTACACATGTAATTACTGGGGCCGTAAAGGGGCAAAGCGAGCAGTATTGGCACGTGAACTGAATTTGGACGCAATTATTGAAACGAAAGAAAATGCGGAAGTAGAAATCGAAGTCCAAGTTCATGGCATGACCGCGATGTTTCAGTCAAGGCGCACATTAATCGGCAACTATTATGAATTCCAAGGAAAAACGATGAAGGTTGAAAACCGTTCAAAACAAGATCAGATGTTTCTTCATGATAAAGAACGCGGCACTAAATATCCAGTTTTCGAGGATGAAAATGGGACACATATTATGAGCCCGAACGATATTTGCATCATTGATGAGCTAGAGGAATTAATTGATGCGGGTATTGACAGCTTTAAAATTGAAGGGGTGCTAAAATCATCGGAATATATTGTTGAAGTGACGAAAAAATATCGTAAAGCGGTTGATTTATGTACCGACGACCGTGAACAATACGAGGAGATAAAAGAACAATTAGTTGCTGAAATTGAAGCTATCCAGCCGAAAAATCGCCCGTTGGATACAGGATTTTTCTATAAGGAGACCGTGTATTAG
- the greA gene encoding transcription elongation factor GreA: MAEEKSYYMTEEGKEKLNKELEYLKSEKRKEVVERIKIARGFGDLSENSEYDAAKDEQAFVESRIAAIEKMIRNAVIIEADEENSNIVSLGKKVIFAEIMADGSEDDEEEYTIVGSAEADPFEGKISNDSPMAVSLLGRQIGEEVVVQTPGGEIKVRIKDVK, encoded by the coding sequence ATGGCAGAAGAAAAAAGTTATTATATGACTGAAGAAGGTAAAGAAAAGCTGAATAAGGAATTGGAGTATTTAAAGAGTGAAAAGAGGAAGGAAGTTGTTGAACGCATAAAAATTGCCAGAGGTTTTGGTGATTTATCAGAGAACTCTGAATATGATGCCGCAAAGGATGAACAAGCATTTGTTGAATCAAGAATAGCCGCTATTGAAAAGATGATTCGTAATGCTGTGATTATTGAGGCTGATGAGGAAAACTCAAATATTGTATCCCTAGGTAAAAAGGTAATATTCGCAGAAATTATGGCGGATGGTAGCGAAGATGACGAAGAAGAATACACGATTGTCGGAAGTGCGGAAGCTGATCCGTTTGAAGGTAAGATTTCAAATGATTCTCCAATGGCAGTGAGTCTTTTAGGACGCCAAATTGGTGAAGAAGTTGTTGTCCAAACACCTGGCGGTGAAATAAAAGTTCGCATTAAAGATGTAAAATAA
- a CDS encoding DUF1510 family protein, whose protein sequence is MKYDFDDLYEGPRFQNKARKRKIRLIISSIMAIIGFFIIIGIVSFFSTSKEEANGSPEETMEATKPVDDDEDTINGSEKEESSDNQESLEDEAASQDHSSNAGGINKNNSDRPAVIDEEADQVRSNSGKVNESQVIGTIEKNWEAVGTEQQGEHVTDFTKGSQDWQEMTKAVSSATGLADNNMIVWWMGNGGAPNKAVSTVSTKDKASYYRVQLEWVDNAGWKPVKVEQIEGNDHQPTTNATSDNIGDETNN, encoded by the coding sequence ATGAAATACGATTTCGATGATTTATATGAAGGTCCACGTTTTCAAAACAAAGCAAGAAAGAGGAAAATTAGACTTATCATTTCTAGTATTATGGCGATTATAGGTTTTTTTATTATAATTGGGATTGTTTCTTTTTTTTCAACTAGTAAGGAAGAAGCAAATGGTTCACCAGAGGAAACAATGGAAGCAACCAAGCCTGTAGATGACGATGAAGATACCATCAATGGTTCCGAGAAAGAGGAGTCTTCTGACAATCAAGAATCACTTGAAGACGAAGCAGCATCACAAGATCATTCTTCTAATGCAGGTGGAATAAACAAAAATAATTCCGATCGCCCTGCTGTTATTGATGAAGAAGCAGATCAAGTGCGTTCAAATAGTGGAAAGGTCAATGAATCACAAGTTATCGGTACAATTGAAAAAAATTGGGAAGCAGTAGGAACAGAGCAGCAAGGTGAACATGTTACCGATTTTACGAAGGGTTCACAGGATTGGCAGGAAATGACCAAAGCTGTTAGTTCTGCAACAGGATTAGCGGATAATAATATGATTGTTTGGTGGATGGGGAATGGTGGTGCCCCTAATAAAGCTGTTTCAACAGTTAGTACAAAGGATAAAGCAAGCTACTACCGCGTCCAACTTGAATGGGTTGACAACGCAGGCTGGAAACCTGTTAAAGTTGAGCAAATCGAAGGCAATGACCATCAACCAACAACAAACGCAACAAGTGATAATATAGGGGACGAAACTAATAATTAA
- a CDS encoding nuclease, with protein sequence MLTQFSKRTRFLFALLFFLTIGSGCSEQTANQMEAIVTNVVDGDTLDISFHNKEERVRLLLVDTPETKHPSKPVQPFGPEASQFAKDALEGKEVTIELDVSDRDKYGRLLAYVWIDGKMFNEMLLEKGLARVAYVYAPNTKYVDEFYEIQKRAQKEGIGIWSIENYAQEDGFRTEKKNPVKGDEDAISQANPDCLIKGNINSKGEKIYHTPYSRSYKQTKPERWFCTEKEAEAAGFRAPKN encoded by the coding sequence ATGCTTACACAATTTAGTAAAAGAACTCGATTTTTGTTTGCTTTATTATTTTTTTTAACAATTGGAAGTGGATGTTCAGAACAGACAGCAAATCAAATGGAAGCAATCGTTACAAATGTCGTTGATGGGGATACGTTAGACATATCTTTTCATAATAAAGAAGAGCGAGTTCGTTTGCTATTAGTAGACACACCGGAGACAAAGCATCCAAGTAAACCCGTACAGCCGTTTGGTCCAGAAGCTTCGCAATTTGCGAAGGATGCGTTAGAAGGCAAAGAAGTAACGATTGAATTAGATGTATCTGATCGTGACAAATATGGGCGCTTACTTGCCTATGTATGGATTGACGGGAAAATGTTCAACGAAATGCTGCTTGAAAAAGGGTTAGCGCGTGTCGCTTATGTTTATGCTCCAAATACGAAATATGTTGATGAATTTTATGAAATTCAGAAAAGGGCCCAAAAAGAAGGAATCGGAATTTGGAGTATTGAGAATTATGCCCAAGAAGATGGATTTAGAACAGAAAAAAAGAATCCAGTGAAGGGCGACGAAGATGCAATCTCACAAGCAAATCCTGATTGTCTCATTAAAGGCAACATCAATTCCAAAGGTGAGAAGATTTATCATACCCCTTATTCACGTTCCTACAAGCAAACGAAACCGGAAAGATGGTTTTGCACGGAAAAAGAAGCAGAGGCTGCTGGGTTTCGTGCACCAAAAAACTGA
- a CDS encoding U32 family peptidase yields MAAIADKISEIIDGKRVIVKKPELLAPAGNLEKLKIAVHYGADAVFIGGQEYGLRSNADNFSIEEMAEGVEFAKKYGAKIYVTTNIIAHNENIPGLEEYLKGVEKAGVAGIIVADPLIIETAKRVAPKLETHLSTQQSLSNWKAAQFWKEEGMERVVLAREASAEEIKAIKENVDIEVEIFIHGAMCIAYSGRCTLSNHMTARDSNRGGCCQSCRWDYDLYKLESNNGAITEAAQFADEDLPFAMSPKDLNLIASIPKIIELGVDSLKIEGRMKSIHYVATVVSVYRKVIDAYCADPDNFVIKQEWLEELDKCANRDTAPAFFEGVPGFKEQMFGNHSKKTTYDFAGMVLDYNPETKMVTLQQRNHFRPGDEVEFFGPEIDNFKMIVEKIWDEDGIELDAARHPLQIVKFKVDRPVFLYNMMRKEI; encoded by the coding sequence GTGGCAGCTATAGCTGATAAAATATCTGAAATCATCGATGGCAAGCGTGTAATTGTGAAAAAACCAGAGCTCCTTGCGCCGGCCGGCAATTTAGAAAAGTTAAAAATTGCAGTACATTACGGCGCAGATGCTGTTTTTATAGGTGGTCAAGAGTACGGGTTACGTTCCAATGCCGATAATTTTTCGATTGAGGAAATGGCAGAGGGCGTAGAATTTGCCAAGAAATACGGGGCGAAAATTTATGTGACGACAAATATCATTGCCCATAATGAAAATATTCCCGGGCTAGAAGAATATTTAAAAGGTGTGGAAAAAGCCGGTGTTGCCGGTATTATTGTTGCCGACCCGCTTATTATCGAAACAGCTAAGCGAGTTGCACCAAAGCTTGAGACGCATTTAAGCACACAGCAATCTCTTTCTAACTGGAAAGCAGCGCAGTTTTGGAAAGAAGAAGGAATGGAACGCGTTGTTTTAGCAAGGGAAGCAAGCGCGGAAGAAATAAAAGCAATTAAAGAAAACGTTGATATTGAAGTAGAAATTTTTATTCATGGAGCGATGTGTATCGCTTATTCTGGACGTTGTACGTTAAGCAACCACATGACAGCCCGCGATTCTAACAGAGGAGGCTGCTGCCAATCATGCCGCTGGGATTATGATTTATACAAATTAGAGAGCAACAATGGCGCCATAACGGAAGCAGCGCAATTTGCTGATGAGGATCTTCCGTTTGCGATGAGCCCGAAAGATTTAAATCTAATTGCATCAATTCCAAAGATTATTGAGCTTGGAGTAGACAGCTTGAAAATAGAAGGAAGAATGAAATCAATCCACTATGTTGCGACGGTTGTCAGCGTTTATCGCAAAGTTATTGATGCCTATTGTGCTGACCCAGACAATTTTGTAATTAAACAGGAGTGGTTGGAAGAGCTTGATAAGTGCGCCAACCGTGATACGGCTCCAGCCTTTTTTGAAGGTGTTCCAGGCTTTAAAGAGCAGATGTTTGGCAATCATAGCAAAAAGACAACTTATGATTTTGCTGGTATGGTGTTAGATTATAATCCTGAAACAAAAATGGTAACATTACAGCAACGCAACCACTTTAGGCCTGGTGATGAAGTTGAATTTTTTGGTCCAGAAATTGATAATTTTAAAATGATTGTTGAAAAAATATGGGATGAAGATGGCATAGAGTTAGATGCTGCCCGTCATCCATTGCAAATTGTCAAATTTAAAGTAGACCGCCCCGTTTTTCTCTACAACATGATGAGAAAGGAAATTTAA
- a CDS encoding O-methyltransferase, with product MFISNEITAYIESLVPEREPAIIEIEKYAKEHRIPIMELVGMESMLQFLKLLQPKVILEIGTAIGYSAIRMAKALPNAQITTIERDKIRYDKAIENIAAMNLQEQITVIFGDALETKEQVSQYGPFDCIFIDAAKGQYMRFFELYSALLNHHGVIFSDNVLFRGFVAKANVEEKRHQSLVDKIKGYNKWLMNHPEFETTILTVGDGIAISRKR from the coding sequence TTGTTCATATCTAATGAGATAACTGCTTATATTGAAAGTCTGGTTCCTGAAAGGGAGCCAGCTATTATTGAAATAGAAAAATACGCAAAAGAGCATCGTATCCCAATTATGGAACTAGTTGGAATGGAATCGATGCTTCAGTTTTTAAAGCTACTTCAGCCAAAGGTAATATTAGAAATCGGCACGGCAATTGGCTATTCAGCGATAAGGATGGCAAAAGCGTTGCCAAACGCTCAAATTACAACAATTGAGCGTGATAAAATCCGCTATGATAAGGCGATTGAAAATATAGCTGCTATGAACTTGCAAGAACAAATAACGGTCATATTTGGTGATGCTCTTGAGACAAAAGAACAAGTTAGCCAGTATGGTCCGTTCGATTGTATTTTTATAGATGCTGCCAAAGGTCAATATATGCGATTTTTTGAGTTATATAGTGCGTTATTAAATCATCATGGAGTTATTTTTTCAGACAATGTTTTATTCAGAGGATTCGTTGCCAAAGCTAATGTGGAAGAAAAACGTCATCAAAGCTTAGTTGACAAAATTAAAGGCTATAACAAATGGCTTATGAATCATCCTGAATTCGAAACAACGATTTTAACGGTTGGGGATGGAATTGCCATTAGCCGTAAGAGGTGA
- the mtnN gene encoding 5'-methylthioadenosine/S-adenosylhomocysteine nucleosidase — protein sequence MKIGIIGAMDEEVAILKEKIENREDMTIAKSEFSLGQIGNVDVVLLKSGIGKVNAAVGTALLLDHFKPDYVLNTGSAGGYHLDLDVGDIVISTDVRHHDVDVTAFGYEYGQVPKMPPGFAPDQQLIKKAEKAAEGITDIKVAKGLIVTGDSFMHDPERVEFVRRKFTDLYAVEMEAAAIAQVCHLFNVPFVVIRALSDIAGKDSNTSFDKFLEKAALHSATLILNIITEFENEN from the coding sequence ATGAAAATTGGCATTATTGGGGCAATGGATGAGGAAGTTGCTATTTTAAAAGAGAAAATTGAGAACAGAGAAGATATGACAATTGCTAAAAGTGAATTTTCGCTTGGACAAATAGGCAATGTTGATGTTGTTTTATTAAAGTCGGGAATTGGGAAAGTAAATGCCGCTGTAGGAACAGCATTATTGTTAGATCATTTCAAACCAGATTACGTTTTAAATACGGGATCAGCAGGGGGCTATCATCTTGACTTAGACGTTGGTGATATTGTAATCTCTACTGACGTAAGACATCATGATGTTGATGTAACTGCCTTTGGGTATGAATATGGACAAGTGCCAAAGATGCCGCCAGGATTTGCACCTGATCAACAGTTAATTAAAAAGGCGGAAAAAGCCGCTGAAGGAATTACCGATATTAAAGTTGCGAAAGGATTAATCGTAACAGGCGACTCCTTTATGCATGACCCTGAACGAGTAGAATTTGTTCGCCGCAAATTCACTGATTTGTATGCGGTTGAGATGGAAGCAGCGGCGATTGCACAAGTATGTCATTTATTCAATGTGCCGTTTGTCGTTATCCGAGCGCTATCTGATATAGCTGGAAAGGATTCCAATACATCCTTTGATAAATTTTTAGAAAAAGCAGCGCTGCACTCTGCTACATTAATATTGAATATTATCACTGAATTTGAGAATGAAAATTAA